The genomic stretch GGCGGGGGAATACGTCAAGGGGCAATACCGGCGGGTCGGCAAGGGAGGGAGGCCGATCTGGCTCCAGGCCAGCTACAATCCGATCTTCGATGCCGACGGGCGGCCGTTCAAGGTGGTGAAGTACGCCACCGACGTGACGGCCCATGTCGTGGCGCTGACGACGCTCCAGGACGAGATCGGCCAGCTCGCCGCCGTGATCCAGCAGAACGCGGGCCACGCCCGGCGGGCCGACCAGGTCTCCCTCACCGCCTCGGACACCACGCTGAAGGGGCAGACCGTCGTCTCCGAGGCGGTGACGAACATGTCGGCGATCGCCGACAGCTCGAAGCAGATTGGGAAGATCGTCGGGATCATCGAGGGGATCGCGTTCCAGACGAATATCCTCGCGCTGAACGCCGCCGTCGAGGCGGCCCGCGCGGGCGAGTCGGGGGCCGGGTTCGCCGTCGTCGCCGAGGAGGTCCGTTCCCTCGCCCATCGGAGCGCGAACTCGGCCAAGGACATCTCGGCCCTCATCGGCGAGGCGCTCCAGCGGATCGAGGCCGGACGGGAGCGGGTCGAGTCGGTCGGGACGACGATGGAGACGGTCTTCACCTCGATCAAGGAGGTCGGCGTCACGATGGCCGAGATCCTCGGGGCCGCCGAGAGGCAGGAATCGGGCATGAAGCGGATCAACGCCGCCATCGTCGAGCTCGACCACTCGACGGGAGAGGCCGAGCCCGGGGCGAGTTAGAACCTAGTGGTAGGGGAGCGACCAGGCCGCCCCCTTCTGGATCGCCTCCCGCAGGTGGGCGAAGGTGTAGAAGAAATCGCCCTGCGTCCCGCCGGTGCCGTAGTGGTCGGCGAGCGGCATGACGATCAGCTGCTTCGGGGTCGGCGCGGGGATCGCGTTGAACGCGGCGATCGCGCCCGAGGGACGGGCGGCGATGTCGAGGAGGGCGACGCCGATGATCGTCGGGCAGTGGATCCGCTCGGCGAAATAGATCCCGTCGAAGTAGCCCGCCGTCTCCTTGATCTTCGCCAGGTCCTTGCCCTGGGGATTGTACTTCGAGATCCACGGCGGCCACCCCGCCGCGCGGGGCGGCGTCGCGAGGGGGCCGTAGACGTCGCAGCCGGAGGGGACGTCGATCACCATCGCCGTCACCTTCGGGGAAAGGGCGGCGGCGGCGAACGACTGCATCCCGCCCTGGGAGACGCCGGTGATGATGAGGGTCTTGCCGTCCCACTCCGGCATCGAGGCGACGTAGTCGATCCCCCGGACGCAGCCGAGGAACATCCTGAGGAAATAGCAGCTCTCCCGGCTCTCGTTCCCGATGGAGAGGTAGTCCTTCAGCTCCGTCTCCTTCATCTTCTTGTAGAACTCGGGAGCCTCGTCGATGGGGAGGTCGTGGGCGTTCACGTTGAGGACGATCCATCCCGGCTTCGCGTAGGCGAGCACGGAGCCCTTGTCGAGGGCGCTGACCCCCGCGCTGTTGAAGATGAGGAGCGCCGGATATTTCTGCTCCTTGGCCGGTTTGGCGAGGAGGGCCTCCATGTGGGTGCCGCGGATATTGTCGGTCGTCAGCTTGAAGGCTTCCATCCCTTCCGCGCCCTTGACGCCCTCGAGGCTCATCGGCTCGAGCTTGGGATTGGGCGGGACCTCGGCGAGTTCCCTCAGCTTTTCCTGCCAGAAGGCGTCGAAGTCGGCGGGGGCGGGCAGCGCCGCCGCCAGCTTCTCCGGGGCGAAGACCGCGCCGCCCATGGCGATGGGGAGGAGCTTGCCCTTGTCCATCGACATGACCTCGACGAGGAGCGCCCCCGCCTCGGCCCGCGTGCCGGAGATCGTCGCGGGCCCGGCCGTGAGGTCGAGCGTCCCGCTGCCGACGACCGTCGCCGCGTCCTGCTTCACGGCGTAGGGGAGGGCCGTCAGCCCGGCGCGGTCGCCGACGACGTCGACCGTCCACGTCACCTTCTCGTTGAGCTCGTAGATCCCGGTCGCCTTGTCGGGGACGAGGGTGATCTTGACCTTGGCTTCGTCAGCCCGCGCGGAGAAGGCGGAGAGGAGGGCGAGGGCGAGGGCGGCGAGAGGGGTGAAGCGAAAACGCATAAAGAGCCATGAAGGCGATGACATCCTATTTCATGGGACGGAGAGATGAAGACAACGTTTGTGCTTTCAATAGAACGGAGGTTCCTAAAGAAAATCAGCCTGAGTTCTATTGAGAGTATAAACGTTTTGTGGCGAGCGGTTCGATTGTGCGTAACGTGATTTTCGTCCAGGAAAAAACGTCGTCGCCAAACACCGAGGCGTTTCATTCAACTTCAATCGCAGGGGATAGAGATCAAAAGGGGATCCAGGAGCACTGAATTATGAATAGACCTCTCAATGCGGGAGCCTGCCTGGCTTCCATGGCACTGGCCGCTTTGGCCTTTCTTTCAACCACCTCGACGAGCCCCGCCGCCCCGCCCGCAGGCTACACCCAGGTCTGGGCCGACGAGTTCAACGGCACCGCGCTCGACACGGGGCATTGGTACTACGACCATCCCGGCTATTACCGGAGCGCCTACAACGACCCGAGCGCGGTGAGCGTCGGGGGCGGGAACCTCTCGATCACCGTCTACACCGACGCCAGCGGGAAGGATTACTCGGCGATCCTCGACACCCGGTTCAAGTATCAGCCCCTCTACGGCTATATCGAGGCGCGGATCAGCACCGTCAACACCGGCGGGAACTGGTCGGCGTTCTGGATGTGGGTCGATTCCTACGGCGGCACCGGCGCCGCGCCCTATCATCCCCACACCGACGGCACCGAGGCCGACATCATGGAGCATCGTGCCCTCGACGGGTACCAGAACAACATCTCCGACCTCGTCGATTCGGCGCTCCACTGGGACAACTACAACGCCGACGAGAAGAACGCCACCAACGGGCTGCGCGGCGCGGGCCTCGGTACCGGCTACCACACCTACGGCCTCCTCTGGACGCCGACCTCGCAGACCTTCTACATCGACGGCGTCTACCAATACACGAT from Verrucomicrobium sp. GAS474 encodes the following:
- a CDS encoding methyl-accepting chemotaxis protein, with translation MFDHLQEKIGHTLHIGNHSHAEPVHGTANDLQGQIAALHRSQAVIEFEPDGTIVWANDNFLATMGYSLKEIVRQHHSMFLDEATTDLDAYQRFWDKLGRGEYDSGRYKRVTKAGDEVWLQASYNPIFDRSGRPVKVIKYATDITAEVLRNADVAGQLAAINRAQAVIEFDLDGTILSANENFLHATGYALREIEGHHHRMFLTPEESASQAYREFWQRLGAGEYVKGQYRRVGKGGRPIWLQASYNPIFDADGRPFKVVKYATDVTAHVVALTTLQDEIGQLAAVIQQNAGHARRADQVSLTASDTTLKGQTVVSEAVTNMSAIADSSKQIGKIVGIIEGIAFQTNILALNAAVEAARAGESGAGFAVVAEEVRSLAHRSANSAKDISALIGEALQRIEAGRERVESVGTTMETVFTSIKEVGVTMAEILGAAERQESGMKRINAAIVELDHSTGEAEPGAS
- a CDS encoding acetylxylan esterase, with protein sequence MRFRFTPLAALALALLSAFSARADEAKVKITLVPDKATGIYELNEKVTWTVDVVGDRAGLTALPYAVKQDAATVVGSGTLDLTAGPATISGTRAEAGALLVEVMSMDKGKLLPIAMGGAVFAPEKLAAALPAPADFDAFWQEKLRELAEVPPNPKLEPMSLEGVKGAEGMEAFKLTTDNIRGTHMEALLAKPAKEQKYPALLIFNSAGVSALDKGSVLAYAKPGWIVLNVNAHDLPIDEAPEFYKKMKETELKDYLSIGNESRESCYFLRMFLGCVRGIDYVASMPEWDGKTLIITGVSQGGMQSFAAAALSPKVTAMVIDVPSGCDVYGPLATPPRAAGWPPWISKYNPQGKDLAKIKETAGYFDGIYFAERIHCPTIIGVALLDIAARPSGAIAAFNAIPAPTPKQLIVMPLADHYGTGGTQGDFFYTFAHLREAIQKGAAWSLPYH